Proteins encoded in a region of the Flavobacterium sp. PMTSA4 genome:
- a CDS encoding heavy-metal-associated domain-containing protein, with amino-acid sequence MKLTSSLVTLALSSFLLISCKETGNKAEIETNTASVTESSKPNVVAKPEVATFKIDGMSCAIGCAKTIEKKLNKTEGVQEANVDFEKKEATVSFDAAVVSPEKLQEIVEKTADGKTYKVSDLKVKA; translated from the coding sequence ATGAAATTAACAAGTTCATTGGTTACTTTAGCTTTAAGTTCATTTTTATTAATAAGCTGTAAAGAAACTGGCAATAAAGCAGAAATTGAAACAAACACAGCTTCAGTAACTGAATCTAGCAAACCAAATGTTGTAGCAAAACCTGAAGTAGCTACTTTTAAAATTGATGGAATGAGTTGTGCTATTGGTTGTGCCAAAACCATAGAAAAGAAATTAAACAAAACTGAAGGTGTTCAAGAAGCTAATGTAGATTTTGAAAAAAAAGAAGCTACTGTTAGTTTTGATGCAGCGGTTGTATCACCAGAAAAACTTCAAGAAATAGTCGAAAAAACTGCTGACGGTAAGACATACAAAGTCTCCGATTTAAAAGTAAAAGCATAA
- a CDS encoding 4'-phosphopantetheinyl transferase family protein, producing MPLFQINTIESHTVVYVWKITESFNELFRSVVLKDVSLARVENMKAESHQKGFLAVRKLLSEAGYDDFDLYYDEFGKPHLKDGKNISISHSNDFSVIAISDVNLGIDLEILKDKTLKLAPRYMDVSHLENLNGQEKLQKATVVWGIKESIFKIKNEPGISFKDHIFENEFHLSDKKCVTELRFENKKELFDIQFYFIENYSLVIAFEKN from the coding sequence ATGCCACTTTTTCAAATCAATACTATCGAATCACATACTGTAGTTTATGTTTGGAAGATTACCGAATCGTTCAACGAACTTTTTCGTTCGGTTGTTTTGAAGGATGTTTCGTTGGCAAGAGTTGAAAACATGAAAGCAGAAAGTCATCAAAAAGGATTTTTAGCTGTTCGGAAATTACTATCAGAAGCTGGATACGATGATTTTGATTTGTATTATGATGAATTTGGCAAGCCACATTTGAAAGATGGAAAAAATATTTCTATTTCACATTCTAATGATTTCTCAGTTATTGCAATTAGTGATGTGAATTTGGGTATAGATTTGGAAATTTTAAAAGATAAAACCTTAAAATTGGCACCAAGATACATGGATGTTTCTCATTTGGAAAATCTGAATGGGCAAGAAAAACTTCAAAAAGCAACGGTAGTTTGGGGAATTAAAGAATCAATTTTTAAAATAAAAAACGAACCTGGAATTAGTTTTAAAGACCATATTTTTGAAAATGAATTTCACCTTTCGGATAAAAAATGTGTCACCGAGCTTCGATTTGAAAATAAAAAAGAGCTGTTTGATATTCAATTCTATTTTATAGAAAATTATTCATTGGTAATAGCTTTTGAAAAAAACTAA
- a CDS encoding DUF4301 family protein yields the protein MEENFTAKKQLIDTYGFTETDFEQINNHGVSLSTIIEQITIFNHGISSIVLDRPAKIDDGILKLNQEEFEKLASYFDANKSNLKIKKFVPASGAATRMFKFLNEFLNEFDHENESINAYINRKKDKNLPVFLAGIEKFPFYEKVKSKLKEIYPEYYSLESHEKSYRFIKTMLTHPEFNFGEKPKASLDFHKYQSHIATPIEEHLNECAYYASSNAVSNLHFTISENHRHLFENIIHEVKDKVEQKSNTKTEINFSYQDKSTDTIAVNLDNQPFRSENNELLFRPGGHGALINNLNQLDSDVIFIKNVDNVIQNHIAEISLYKKALAGKLIEIQSQIYAYLNAIDSNQVTEKELTDIVAFMDKKLNIKLYEGFDKYTFDNKLQSIKNKLNRPIRVCGMVINEGEPGGGPFWVISPKGNISLQIVESSQIDLENKNQLELLRASTHFNPVDLVCSIKNYQGEKFDLTQFIDHNAGFIVTKNRNGKEVKSYELPGLWNGAMAKWITVFVEVPLITFNPVKTVNDLLKPAHQPQYEN from the coding sequence ATGGAAGAGAATTTTACAGCGAAGAAACAATTAATCGATACCTACGGATTTACCGAAACTGATTTTGAGCAAATCAACAATCATGGGGTATCTTTGTCTACTATTATTGAACAAATAACTATTTTCAATCACGGGATATCCAGTATTGTTTTAGACCGACCTGCAAAAATTGACGATGGTATTCTAAAATTGAACCAAGAAGAATTTGAAAAACTGGCCAGCTATTTTGATGCAAACAAATCAAATTTAAAAATAAAGAAGTTCGTTCCGGCTTCGGGTGCTGCCACTAGGATGTTTAAGTTTCTTAACGAGTTTTTGAATGAGTTCGACCACGAGAATGAGTCGATTAACGCATACATTAACAGAAAAAAAGACAAAAATTTGCCTGTCTTTCTGGCCGGTATCGAGAAGTTTCCTTTTTATGAAAAGGTTAAAAGTAAATTAAAGGAAATTTATCCCGAGTATTACTCCTTAGAAAGTCATGAAAAAAGCTATCGTTTCATCAAAACCATGCTTACTCATCCTGAGTTTAACTTTGGTGAAAAGCCAAAGGCTTCTCTAGATTTTCACAAATACCAATCGCATATTGCAACGCCTATCGAAGAACATTTGAATGAATGTGCCTATTATGCTAGCTCTAATGCAGTGTCTAATCTTCATTTTACTATTTCCGAAAATCACCGTCATTTGTTTGAAAACATCATCCATGAAGTTAAGGATAAAGTAGAACAAAAATCGAATACCAAAACCGAAATCAATTTTTCGTATCAAGATAAAAGCACCGACACTATTGCGGTAAATTTAGACAATCAACCTTTTAGAAGCGAAAACAACGAATTGCTCTTTCGTCCAGGTGGTCATGGTGCGTTGATAAATAACTTGAATCAGCTTGATTCAGATGTTATTTTCATCAAAAATGTAGACAATGTGATTCAAAACCATATTGCCGAGATTTCGTTGTATAAAAAAGCCTTGGCGGGGAAATTGATTGAAATTCAAAGTCAAATCTATGCCTATCTGAATGCTATTGATAGCAACCAAGTTACCGAAAAAGAGTTGACGGATATTGTTGCGTTCATGGATAAAAAACTCAACATCAAGCTTTACGAAGGTTTTGATAAATATACGTTTGACAATAAGCTTCAATCTATAAAAAATAAACTAAACCGACCAATTCGAGTATGTGGTATGGTGATTAATGAAGGCGAACCTGGCGGCGGACCGTTTTGGGTTATTAGTCCGAAAGGAAATATTTCGTTGCAAATAGTGGAAAGTTCTCAGATAGACCTTGAAAACAAAAACCAATTGGAGCTTCTTAGAGCTTCTACTCATTTCAATCCTGTTGATTTAGTGTGCAGCATCAAAAACTACCAAGGCGAAAAGTTTGATTTAACCCAATTTATAGACCATAACGCTGGTTTTATTGTCACCAAAAACCGAAATGGAAAAGAGGTGAAGTCGTATGAATTACCAGGTTTGTGGAACGGAGCTATGGCCAAATGGATTACCGTTTTTGTAGAAGTGCCGCTCATTACGTTCAACCCCGTGAAAACCGTGAACGACTTACTAAAACCGGCACACCAACCGCAATATGAAAACTGA
- a CDS encoding DMT family transporter, producing MKSLQLKWVYLIVLALIWGSSFILIKKGLIELTPFELGSLRIIFSAIFLLIVGFKSLPSIPLHKWKYIALTSMLGTFFPAYLFAIAQTQISSSVSSILNSLTPLNTLILGGIAFGVNFKRTQIFGVFIGLCGTLLLILNGAVHHPNQNYFYTILVIVASICYATNVNLIKKHLSDVKPLAITTGNFCVLLVPSSIVLFFTNYQDIVSNVEVQKATLYIVILGIIGTGIANIVFYKLIQISSPVFATSVTYLIPVVAFFWGLLDGEFLTPIQVLGAFIILIGVYLSSKK from the coding sequence ATGAAATCACTACAATTAAAATGGGTTTATTTAATAGTTTTAGCTCTTATTTGGGGAAGTTCATTCATACTTATTAAAAAAGGATTAATTGAGTTAACTCCGTTTGAATTAGGTTCGCTTCGAATTATTTTTTCGGCAATATTTTTATTAATTGTAGGATTTAAAAGTTTGCCATCAATTCCTTTACACAAATGGAAGTATATTGCTTTAACTTCAATGCTTGGAACATTTTTTCCCGCTTATTTGTTTGCAATTGCACAAACGCAAATAAGCAGTTCAGTTAGTTCTATTTTAAATTCATTAACTCCATTAAACACTTTAATTCTTGGCGGAATAGCTTTTGGAGTTAATTTTAAAAGAACTCAAATTTTTGGAGTTTTTATAGGTTTATGCGGAACATTACTTTTGATATTAAACGGAGCAGTGCATCATCCAAATCAGAATTATTTTTATACTATTTTGGTTATTGTTGCTTCAATTTGTTATGCAACAAATGTTAATCTGATAAAAAAACATTTATCAGATGTAAAACCTTTAGCAATTACTACAGGCAATTTTTGTGTTTTACTAGTTCCTTCTTCTATTGTATTGTTTTTTACAAATTATCAGGATATTGTCAGTAATGTTGAGGTTCAAAAAGCAACACTTTATATCGTTATCTTAGGAATTATTGGAACCGGTATTGCAAATATTGTTTTTTACAAGCTAATTCAAATTTCTTCGCCAGTTTTTGCAACTTCTGTAACTTATTTAATTCCTGTTGTGGCTTTCTTTTGGGGTTTGTTAGACGGTGAATTTTTAACCCCAATACAAGTTTTAGGTGCTTTCATCATCTTGATTGGAGTTTATCTTTCTAGTAAAAAATAA
- the pnuC gene encoding nicotinamide riboside transporter PnuC: MLEYLFAQYENYPTFEIILEIIAVLFGLLSVWYAKKNNILVFPTGLISTMIYVYLLWKWSLLGDMIINGYYVIMSIYGWYHWTRKKENVIEFPIDKATITERNWSVFIFITSMIFVVLVYDYFDKFTSWTAYVDTLTTGIFFAGMWLMAKRKIENWILWIIGDIISVPLYFCKGYTFTSIQYIIFTIIAVYGYLEWKRILQRRNN, encoded by the coding sequence ATGCTAGAATACCTTTTTGCTCAATATGAAAATTATCCAACTTTCGAGATAATTTTAGAAATAATAGCCGTTCTGTTCGGTTTATTGAGCGTATGGTATGCCAAGAAGAACAATATTTTAGTATTCCCAACAGGATTAATAAGTACCATGATATATGTATATCTGTTGTGGAAATGGTCATTACTGGGCGATATGATTATCAATGGATATTATGTAATCATGAGTATTTATGGATGGTATCACTGGACACGGAAGAAAGAAAACGTTATTGAATTCCCTATTGATAAAGCCACAATAACAGAGCGCAATTGGTCGGTGTTCATCTTCATTACTTCCATGATATTTGTAGTTCTGGTCTACGATTACTTTGATAAATTTACCTCGTGGACCGCTTATGTTGACACGTTAACCACCGGGATTTTCTTTGCCGGCATGTGGTTAATGGCTAAACGAAAAATCGAGAACTGGATTTTATGGATAATTGGCGATATCATATCAGTTCCTTTATATTTTTGCAAAGGATACACTTTTACTAGCATCCAATACATTATTTTTACTATTATTGCGGTTTACGGATATTTAGAATGGAAGAGAATTTTACAGCGAAGAAACAATTAA
- a CDS encoding M16 family metallopeptidase, which produces MKKIAIILSSLFLTITMQAQDRTQPKPGPSPKINIKKPETFSLPNGLKVLIVENHKLPRVSYSLTIDNSPYAEGNKKGVDNLTSSLLGNGSTKTPKDKFNEEIDFLGANINFFSSGASASGLSKHSKRILELMAEGALMPNFTQEEFDKEKDKLIEGLKTQEKSVSAVANRVEDVLVYGKDHPAGEYLSEETINNVSLADVKDNYRTYFVPEKAYLVIVGDVNPKEIKKQVEKLFSSWVKATAPALTYSNPKNVQYTQINFVDMPNAVQSELAIVNTVSLKVSDADYFPVIVANQIYGGDFNSYLNMNLREAHGWTYGARSSVNAEKYYDGKFVASTQVRNAVTDSAIVEALKELKRFRTEKVADDVLKNVKAGYIGRFVMQVEKPATVARYALNIQTQGLPADFYENYIKNINAVTADDVLRVAKKYMLEDNLRILVVGKATEVLPALEKLKIPIFYFDKYGNPTEKPAMKKSAPAGVTVKTVLDNYIKAIGGDKAVAAVKTLSMTGSASIPQAPAPIKMVSKKDAKGNSSMAISMDGMGELSKQVVNEKGGYSVQQGQRKEMTTEEYAEEKATAGTFDELALMKKTTLVLDGIEPYNGSDAYIVKDGNTSYYYDVKSGLKVAEAKTVERGDKKMTVTTNFGDYKDVKGVKIPYSITMNQGFELNFVLTDVKVNEGVTDEDFK; this is translated from the coding sequence ATGAAAAAAATAGCAATTATATTATCAAGCTTGTTTTTAACAATAACTATGCAAGCACAAGACAGAACACAGCCGAAACCTGGTCCTTCTCCAAAAATTAATATTAAAAAACCTGAGACTTTCTCACTACCAAATGGTTTAAAAGTATTAATTGTAGAAAACCACAAATTACCTAGAGTTTCTTATAGTTTAACTATAGACAACTCACCATATGCTGAAGGTAATAAAAAAGGTGTTGACAATTTAACAAGCAGTTTACTTGGTAACGGTTCAACAAAAACGCCTAAAGATAAATTCAATGAAGAAATTGACTTTTTAGGTGCTAACATCAACTTCTTTTCTTCTGGTGCATCTGCTAGTGGTTTATCTAAACATTCTAAAAGAATTTTAGAGTTGATGGCTGAAGGTGCTTTAATGCCTAATTTTACTCAAGAAGAATTTGACAAAGAAAAAGACAAATTAATTGAAGGATTAAAAACTCAAGAGAAAAGCGTTTCTGCTGTTGCAAACCGAGTAGAAGATGTTTTAGTTTATGGTAAAGATCATCCAGCTGGAGAATATTTATCTGAAGAAACAATCAACAATGTTTCTCTTGCTGATGTAAAAGATAACTACAGAACTTATTTTGTTCCTGAAAAAGCTTATCTAGTAATTGTTGGAGATGTAAACCCTAAAGAAATTAAAAAACAAGTTGAAAAACTATTTAGTTCATGGGTAAAAGCTACTGCTCCAGCATTAACATATTCTAATCCAAAAAATGTTCAATACACGCAAATCAACTTTGTTGACATGCCAAATGCTGTTCAATCAGAATTAGCAATTGTAAATACAGTTAGTTTAAAAGTTTCTGATGCTGATTATTTCCCGGTAATTGTTGCAAATCAAATTTATGGTGGTGACTTTAATAGTTATTTAAACATGAATTTAAGAGAAGCTCATGGTTGGACTTATGGCGCACGTTCTTCTGTTAATGCAGAGAAATATTATGATGGAAAATTTGTAGCAAGCACTCAAGTAAGAAACGCTGTTACTGATAGCGCAATAGTTGAAGCGTTAAAAGAATTAAAACGTTTTAGAACTGAAAAAGTTGCAGATGATGTTTTGAAAAATGTAAAAGCTGGATACATAGGAAGATTTGTTATGCAAGTTGAAAAACCTGCAACTGTTGCACGTTACGCTTTAAACATTCAAACTCAAGGTTTACCTGCTGATTTTTATGAAAACTATATTAAAAACATTAATGCAGTTACTGCAGATGATGTTTTAAGAGTTGCTAAAAAATATATGTTAGAAGACAACTTAAGAATATTAGTTGTTGGTAAAGCAACAGAAGTATTACCTGCTTTAGAAAAATTAAAAATTCCAATTTTCTATTTTGATAAATATGGAAATCCAACCGAAAAACCTGCAATGAAAAAATCTGCTCCAGCTGGAGTAACTGTAAAAACAGTTTTAGACAATTATATCAAAGCAATTGGTGGTGATAAAGCTGTTGCTGCTGTTAAAACATTATCAATGACAGGTTCAGCTTCAATTCCTCAAGCACCAGCGCCAATCAAAATGGTTTCTAAAAAAGATGCAAAAGGAAATTCGTCTATGGCAATTTCTATGGATGGAATGGGTGAATTATCAAAACAAGTTGTGAATGAAAAAGGCGGATATTCTGTTCAACAAGGTCAAAGAAAAGAAATGACAACTGAAGAATATGCAGAAGAAAAAGCAACTGCAGGAACTTTTGATGAGTTGGCTTTAATGAAAAAAACAACTCTAGTTCTTGATGGAATTGAACCATACAACGGAAGTGATGCTTACATTGTTAAAGATGGTAATACTTCATACTACTATGATGTAAAATCAGGTTTAAAAGTTGCAGAAGCTAAAACAGTTGAAAGAGGCGATAAAAAGATGACTGTTACTACTAACTTTGGTGATTATAAAGATGTAAAAGGAGTTAAAATCCCATACTCTATAACTATGAACCAAGGATTTGAATTAAACTTTGTATTGACTGACGTTAAAGTTAACGAAGGTGTTACAGACGAAGATTTCAAATAA
- the arfB gene encoding alternative ribosome rescue aminoacyl-tRNA hydrolase ArfB: MKTDTLLAELTYKAVRSSGAGGQNVNKVSSKVVLTFDLTNTLAFTDAEKERLQTKLAKKLSSENLLILTCDEDRSQRKNKELVTKRFLALIEKTLVVPKKRKETQVPTAVKEKRIKDKKTISEVKQNRKKPDF, from the coding sequence ATGAAAACTGATACACTACTGGCAGAGTTGACCTATAAAGCGGTGCGAAGTTCGGGTGCTGGCGGTCAAAACGTAAACAAAGTATCTTCAAAAGTAGTGCTGACCTTTGATTTAACCAACACTTTGGCGTTTACCGATGCCGAAAAAGAACGCCTGCAAACCAAACTCGCCAAAAAACTCTCGTCCGAAAACCTGTTGATACTAACCTGCGACGAAGACCGAAGCCAACGCAAAAACAAAGAGTTGGTAACCAAACGATTTTTGGCACTCATCGAAAAAACATTAGTCGTACCCAAGAAGAGAAAGGAAACCCAAGTGCCAACCGCCGTAAAAGAGAAACGCATCAAGGACAAAAAAACCATTTCGGAAGTAAAACAAAACCGAAAGAAGCCTGATTTTTAA
- a CDS encoding geranylgeranylglyceryl/heptaprenylglyceryl phosphate synthase: protein MKNIYQNIVTAKENNQKLLAILLDPEKLQQNQIASIGDKIKKSPATHILIGGSSFEGTHLDELIKELKKFLQLPIVLFPGNPSQISAHADGILFLMLLSGRNPDYLIEHQVNAVPILEKTNLEVISTGYILIENGHQSAVERVSKTKPIPRTNIEYVMQTAKAGEYIGNKLIYLEAGSGAKESIPHEMIAKVAKTITIPLIVGGGIRSKKQIEDAFENGADMVVIGTAFENDITFFD from the coding sequence ATGAAAAACATTTACCAAAATATTGTAACAGCTAAAGAGAATAATCAAAAGTTACTAGCCATTCTTCTTGATCCAGAAAAATTGCAACAGAACCAGATAGCATCAATTGGTGACAAAATAAAAAAATCACCTGCAACACATATATTGATTGGCGGTAGTTCGTTTGAAGGAACTCATCTGGATGAATTAATAAAAGAACTTAAAAAATTCCTCCAACTTCCGATAGTTTTATTTCCCGGCAATCCTTCGCAAATTTCTGCCCATGCTGATGGAATTTTGTTTTTAATGTTACTTTCAGGTAGAAATCCTGATTATTTAATAGAACATCAAGTAAATGCTGTCCCGATATTGGAGAAAACCAATTTAGAAGTCATTTCTACGGGTTATATTTTAATTGAAAACGGTCATCAATCGGCGGTGGAACGTGTTAGTAAAACCAAACCAATACCGAGAACTAATATTGAATACGTGATGCAAACTGCAAAAGCAGGCGAATATATTGGCAACAAACTAATCTACCTCGAAGCAGGAAGTGGTGCCAAAGAATCCATTCCTCATGAAATGATTGCAAAAGTTGCTAAAACTATCACTATTCCCTTGATTGTTGGTGGTGGCATTCGTTCTAAGAAACAAATTGAAGATGCTTTTGAAAATGGCGCCGATATGGTAGTCATTGGTACTGCGTTTGAAAACGATATAACTTTTTTTGACTAA
- the rplU gene encoding 50S ribosomal protein L21, with product MYAIVEIAGQQFKVSKDQKVYVHRLASDEGSKVSFDKVLLLDDNGNVTLGAPAIEGASVEAKVLQHLKGDKVIVFKKKRRKGYKKRNGHRQYLTQIVVEGILASGAKKKATKKAEVEVAEVTEEVKPKAKATKKPKTEE from the coding sequence ATGTACGCAATCGTAGAGATAGCAGGGCAACAATTTAAAGTAAGCAAAGACCAAAAGGTTTATGTTCACCGTTTAGCATCTGACGAAGGTTCAAAAGTTTCTTTTGACAAAGTTCTTTTATTAGATGATAATGGAAACGTAACTCTTGGCGCCCCAGCTATAGAAGGTGCTTCAGTAGAAGCCAAAGTGTTACAACACTTAAAAGGTGATAAAGTAATCGTTTTCAAAAAGAAAAGAAGAAAAGGTTACAAAAAAAGAAACGGTCACAGACAATACTTAACACAAATCGTTGTTGAGGGAATTCTTGCTTCAGGTGCTAAGAAAAAAGCAACTAAAAAAGCAGAAGTTGAAGTAGCTGAGGTAACTGAAGAAGTAAAGCCAAAAGCAAAAGCAACAAAAAAACCAAAAACTGAAGAATAA
- a CDS encoding M16 family metallopeptidase, protein MKKSLIALSTMLMLGGIASAQKVAFEEYDLDNGMHVILHNDQSAPVVITSVMYHVGSKDENPERTGFAHFFEHLLFEGTKNIGRGEWFKIVTANGGTNNANTSEDRTYYFEVFPSNSLEVGLWMESERLMHPVINQIGVDTQNEVVKEEKRLRVDNQPYGNLIAQVKKNMFKVHPYRWAPIGSMEHLDAATLEEFQAFNKKFYSPNNSVLVVAGQIDIAQTKAWIQKYFGAIPRGEKITKQTFVEEPITQPIKATYEDPNIQKPMVVAAYRTPSMKTRDARVLDMISTILSDGKSSRLYKKIVDDKKMALQIGAFNYSQEDYGQYILYGLPQGDFTSEDLIKEIDEEIVKLQTELISEKDYQKLQNINENNYVNSNSSVEGVAENLASFYLLYGDVNLINTEIEMYRSITREEIRDVARKYLNPNQRLILDYVPAKDKAQN, encoded by the coding sequence ATGAAAAAATCATTAATTGCTTTAAGTACAATGCTTATGCTAGGTGGAATTGCTTCTGCACAAAAAGTTGCTTTTGAAGAATACGACTTGGACAACGGTATGCACGTTATTTTACATAACGATCAATCCGCGCCAGTTGTAATTACTTCAGTTATGTATCATGTAGGTTCAAAAGACGAAAATCCAGAAAGAACGGGGTTTGCTCACTTTTTTGAACACTTACTATTTGAAGGCACAAAAAATATTGGTAGAGGTGAATGGTTTAAAATAGTTACAGCAAATGGTGGAACTAATAACGCAAACACTTCTGAAGACAGAACTTATTATTTTGAAGTTTTCCCTTCTAATAGTTTAGAAGTTGGTTTATGGATGGAATCTGAAAGATTAATGCATCCAGTAATCAATCAAATTGGGGTTGACACTCAAAATGAAGTTGTAAAAGAAGAAAAAAGATTACGTGTTGACAATCAACCATATGGTAATTTGATAGCTCAAGTTAAGAAAAACATGTTCAAAGTTCATCCTTATCGTTGGGCGCCAATAGGTTCGATGGAACATTTAGATGCCGCTACTTTAGAGGAATTTCAGGCTTTTAATAAAAAGTTTTATTCTCCTAACAATTCTGTTTTAGTTGTTGCTGGTCAAATTGACATTGCTCAAACTAAAGCTTGGATTCAAAAATATTTTGGTGCAATTCCAAGAGGAGAAAAAATTACTAAACAAACTTTTGTAGAAGAGCCAATTACTCAACCTATCAAAGCTACATATGAAGATCCAAACATCCAAAAACCAATGGTTGTTGCTGCATACAGAACCCCATCTATGAAAACTCGTGATGCTAGAGTTCTTGATATGATTTCTACTATTTTAAGTGACGGAAAAAGTTCTCGTTTATACAAAAAAATAGTTGACGATAAAAAAATGGCTTTACAAATTGGAGCTTTTAACTATAGTCAAGAAGATTATGGTCAATACATATTATATGGTTTACCTCAAGGAGATTTTACTTCTGAAGATTTAATTAAAGAAATTGACGAAGAAATTGTAAAACTTCAAACAGAGTTAATTTCTGAAAAAGATTATCAAAAACTTCAAAACATCAACGAAAACAACTATGTGAACAGTAATTCAAGTGTTGAAGGTGTTGCAGAAAATCTAGCATCATTCTACTTATTATATGGAGATGTTAATTTGATAAATACTGAAATTGAAATGTACCGTTCAATTACCAGAGAAGAAATTAGAGACGTAGCCAGAAAATATTTAAATCCTAATCAGAGATTGATTTTGGATTATGTTCCAGCAAAAGACAAAGCTCAAAACTAA
- the ahcY gene encoding adenosylhomocysteinase: MSTQTLPFVAYKVKDINLAAWGRKEIELAEAEMPGLMALRAEYGATQPLKGARIAGCLHMTIQTAVLIETLIALGAEVTWSSCNIFSTQDQAAAAIAAAGIQVYAWKGLNEEDFDWCIEQTLFFGEDRKPLNMILDDGGDLTNMVFDRYPELIPGIKGLSEETTTGVHRLYERMKNGTLYMPAINVNDSVTKSKFDNKYGCKESAVDAVRRATDIMLAGKRVVVCGYGDVGKGTAASFRGAGSIVTVTEIDPICALQAAMDGFEVKKLNTVVANADIIITTTGNKDIVVGSHFEQMKDKTIVCNIGHFDNEIDMAWLNKNHGSTKIEIKPQVDKYTVNGNDIIILAEGRLVNLGCATGHPSFVMSNSFTNQTLAQIELWTNSSAYKNEVYMLPKHLDEKVAALHLAKLGVELETLNNEQAAYIGVDVQGPFKPEYYRY; encoded by the coding sequence ATGAGTACACAAACTTTACCGTTCGTAGCTTACAAAGTTAAAGACATTAACCTTGCAGCTTGGGGAAGAAAAGAAATTGAACTAGCAGAAGCTGAAATGCCTGGGTTAATGGCACTTCGTGCAGAATATGGTGCAACACAACCATTAAAAGGAGCAAGAATTGCAGGTTGTCTTCACATGACCATTCAAACTGCTGTATTAATCGAAACATTAATTGCTCTTGGAGCAGAAGTTACTTGGTCATCATGTAACATTTTCTCGACTCAAGATCAAGCTGCTGCTGCAATTGCTGCTGCGGGAATTCAAGTGTATGCTTGGAAAGGTTTGAACGAAGAAGATTTTGATTGGTGTATAGAACAAACACTTTTCTTTGGTGAAGACAGAAAACCATTAAACATGATTTTGGATGATGGTGGTGATTTAACTAACATGGTTTTTGACCGTTACCCAGAATTAATTCCAGGAATCAAAGGATTATCAGAAGAAACTACAACTGGTGTTCACCGTTTGTATGAAAGAATGAAAAATGGAACATTATACATGCCAGCAATTAATGTAAATGATTCAGTTACTAAATCGAAATTTGATAACAAATACGGTTGTAAAGAATCTGCTGTTGATGCGGTTCGTCGTGCAACTGATATTATGTTAGCTGGTAAAAGAGTTGTTGTTTGTGGTTATGGTGATGTTGGAAAAGGTACAGCAGCATCTTTCCGAGGCGCAGGATCAATTGTAACTGTTACAGAAATTGACCCAATTTGTGCTTTACAAGCTGCAATGGATGGATTTGAAGTGAAAAAATTAAACACAGTTGTAGCTAATGCTGATATCATCATTACAACTACTGGAAATAAAGATATCGTTGTTGGTTCTCATTTTGAACAAATGAAAGACAAAACGATTGTTTGTAACATTGGTCACTTCGATAATGAAATTGATATGGCGTGGTTAAACAAAAATCATGGTTCGACTAAAATTGAAATCAAACCACAAGTTGATAAATATACTGTTAACGGAAATGACATTATCATTTTAGCGGAAGGTCGTTTGGTAAACTTAGGTTGTGCAACTGGTCATCCAAGTTTTGTAATGAGTAACTCATTTACTAACCAAACTTTGGCTCAAATTGAATTATGGACAAATAGTTCGGCTTATAAAAATGAAGTGTACATGTTGCCTAAACATTTAGATGAAAAAGTTGCTGCTCTTCACTTAGCAAAATTAGGTGTTGAATTAGAAACTTTAAACAATGAGCAAGCTGCTTATATTGGAGTTGATGTTCAAGGTCCATTTAAACCAGAATATTACAGATACTAA
- the rpmA gene encoding 50S ribosomal protein L27, with amino-acid sequence MAHKKGVGSSKNGRESESKRLGVKIYGGQAAIAGNIIVRQRGSKHNPGENVYMGKDHTLHAKVDGVVKFQKKGDDKSFVSVIPFEA; translated from the coding sequence ATGGCTCATAAAAAAGGTGTCGGTAGTTCGAAAAATGGTAGAGAATCAGAATCGAAACGTTTAGGCGTTAAGATTTATGGTGGACAAGCTGCAATTGCTGGTAATATCATCGTAAGACAAAGAGGTTCTAAACATAATCCAGGTGAAAACGTTTACATGGGTAAAGATCATACTTTACATGCAAAGGTTGATGGAGTTGTTAAATTTCAGAAAAAAGGTGATGATAAATCATTCGTTTCTGTAATTCCATTCGAAGCATAA